Proteins encoded in a region of the Triticum dicoccoides isolate Atlit2015 ecotype Zavitan chromosome 3A, WEW_v2.0, whole genome shotgun sequence genome:
- the LOC119272537 gene encoding inactive protein kinase SELMODRAFT_444075-like isoform X1 — MYSVLSRIYSAARSRLQVLIASLPAGPDGSRDSHRRRRRRDDRSRSSGTSTPISTPASMYSALSPVDTHAVATAAAAKLAMDPPGAGSAAMPISLSPLLPPPQMVVVALDATRDHREVEVRMSLRALVARGDILRGGDSLLVLGVLHSVTNPSEGRAPPLVGYQTKASSDSFAGTSLRYLGDQVAKKAEYYKDKLLQDVEELRQVGISVTLKVCPGSPAKVVIIHEINSSKAAWVVLDRHFRRDFKHFEKHIACKVAAFQDNLSVQTLKSIRTNLSSKSMGETKDLQNLVVSLDLSSKTLDTDKVRVSIRSSPVSYFASLTNHEMYYTPSVVGSSIQDFTPSMSVTSIPVIDETEFNAKSIEDNMIGQYDSSERPVLCAGCGLRSVLYIKESMKYPFSEIQSATADFSSENLVGEGGFGHVYKGRLKDGQVIAAKLRKEASSQGYTEFFSEVQVLSFARHRNIVMLLGYCCKESYNILVYEYICNNSLEWHLFDKAAGLLEWHKRHAIALGIAKGLRFLHEECRAGPIIHRDLRPSNVLLTHDFVPMLGDFGLAKWKAVNASIHTRVLGQSGYLAPEYAEYGIVSVRTDVYAFGIVLFQLISGRKVLEEHEGQCTHILQWAEPLVESLALHDLIDERIADTYDTYGLYHLARAAYLCVRTNPEQRPSMGEVVRLIETENEHIRDLSRQFIPHFTK; from the exons ATGTACTCCGTGCTCTCGAGAATATACTCCGCGGCGCGCAGCCGTCTCCAGGTACTAATAGCCTCGCTCCCGGCCGGCCCCGATGGCAGCAGGGActcgcatcgccgccgccgccgccgggacgACCGCAGCAGGAGCAGCGGCACCAGCACCCCCATCAGCACGCCCGCGTCCATGTACTCCGCGCTCAGCCCGGTGGACACCCACGCCGTCGCCACCGCCGCGGCGGCCAAGCTCGCGATGGACCCTCCGGGCGCCGGGTCGGCCGCGATGCCCATCTCCCTGTCGCCGCTCCTCCCGCCGCCGCAGATGGTGGTGGTGGCGCTCGACGCCACCCGCGACCACCGCGAGGTGGAGGTCAGGATGTCGCTCAGGGCGCTCGTGGCCCGGGGCGACATACTTCGCGGCGGCGACTCCCTCCTCGTGCTCGGCGTTCTCCACTCCGTCACCAATCCGAGTGAGGGCCGAGCTCCCCCTTTAG TGGGATACCAAACCAAAGCATCTAGTGATTCTTTTGCCGGGACGAGCTTGCGGTACCTAGGTGATCAGGTTGCGAAGAAAGCTGAATACTACAAAGACAAGCTCCTCCAGGATGTGGAGGAGCTCCGCCAAGTGGGG ATTAGTGTGACCCTCAAAGTATGCCCTGGATCACCAGCAAAGGTTGTCATTATCCATGAAATCAATTCAAGTAAAGCTGCTTGGGTTGTATTAGATAG GCACTTCAGACGAGATTTCAAGCACTTCGAAAAGCACATAGCCTGTAAGGTTGCGGCATTTCAAGATAACCTGTCAGTGCAGACCTTGAAGTCAATTAGAACAAATCTATCAAGCAAAAGTATGGGGGAGACGAAGGACCTACAAAACTTAGTAGTGTCACTTGATCTAAGTTCCAAAACACTAGATACTGACAAGGTCCGTGTGTCGATCAGGTCATCGCCTGTAAGTTACTTTGCCTCTCTAACCAATCATGAGATGTACTACACCCCCAGTGTGGTTGGTAGCAGCATCCAAGACTTCACGCCGTCAATGAGCGTCACGTCCATCCCAGTGATCGATGAGACTGAATTCAATG CAAAATCTATTGAAGACAACATGATCGGCCAGTACGATTCATCAGAAAGACCAGTTCTATGTGCTGGTTGTGGGCTAAGATCAGTTCTTTACATCAAGGAATCCATGAAATATCCTTTCTCAGAGATCCAATCTGCAACAGCTGACTTCTCAAGTGAGAATTTGGTGGGTGAGGGAGGATTTGGGCATGTGTATAAAGGGAGACTCAAGGATGGCCAGGTCATTGCAGCTAAGTTGCGTAAAGAAGCTAGCTCGCAGGGCTATACCGAGTTCTTCTCTGAAGTGCAAGTGCTCAGCTTTGCCCGCCATCGGAACATTGTCATGTTGCTTGGGTATTGTTGCAAAGAAAGCTACAACATCTTGGTGTATGAGTATATATGCAACAACTCTCTTGAGTGGCATTTATTTG ACAAGGCAGCAGGCTTACTGGAGTGGCACAAGAGGCATGCTATTGCCCTTGGTATAGCAAAGGGGCTGCGCTTTCTGCATGAAGAGTGCCGCGCCGGTCCAATAATTCACCGGGATTTGCGCCCAAGCAATGTACTGTTGACACATGACTTTGTTCCTATG CTTGGGGATTTTGGTCTTGCTAAATGGAAGGCTGTCAATGCTTCTATTCATACAAGGGTTCTGGGGCAATCAGG ATACTTGGCGCCTGAGTATGCTGAATATGGCATAGTTTCTGTCAGAACAGATGTGTATGCCTTTGGCATCGTTCTTTTCCAGCTGATATCGGGTCGCAAGGTGCTCGAGGAACATGAAGGGCAGTGCACGCACATATTGCAATGG GCAGAGCCTTTGGTGGAGAGTCTTGCACTGCACGATCTGATCGACGAGCGCATTGCAGATACATACGACACGTATGGGCTGTATCATCTAGCCAGAGCAGCATATCTCTGTGTCAGGACAAACCCGGAACAGCGGCCTTCTATGGGGGAGGTTGTCCGTCTTATCGAGACAGAGAATGAGCATATCAGGGATTTGTCCCGACAATTCATCCCACATTTTACAaagtaa
- the LOC119272537 gene encoding inactive protein kinase SELMODRAFT_444075-like isoform X2 → MYSVLSRIYSAARSRLQVLIASLPAGPDGSRDSHRRRRRRDDRSRSSGTSTPISTPASMYSALSPVDTHAVATAAAAKLAMDPPGAGSAAMPISLSPLLPPPQMVVVALDATRDHREVEVRMSLRALVARGDILRGGDSLLVLGVLHSVTNPMGYQTKASSDSFAGTSLRYLGDQVAKKAEYYKDKLLQDVEELRQVGISVTLKVCPGSPAKVVIIHEINSSKAAWVVLDRHFRRDFKHFEKHIACKVAAFQDNLSVQTLKSIRTNLSSKSMGETKDLQNLVVSLDLSSKTLDTDKVRVSIRSSPVSYFASLTNHEMYYTPSVVGSSIQDFTPSMSVTSIPVIDETEFNAKSIEDNMIGQYDSSERPVLCAGCGLRSVLYIKESMKYPFSEIQSATADFSSENLVGEGGFGHVYKGRLKDGQVIAAKLRKEASSQGYTEFFSEVQVLSFARHRNIVMLLGYCCKESYNILVYEYICNNSLEWHLFDKAAGLLEWHKRHAIALGIAKGLRFLHEECRAGPIIHRDLRPSNVLLTHDFVPMLGDFGLAKWKAVNASIHTRVLGQSGYLAPEYAEYGIVSVRTDVYAFGIVLFQLISGRKVLEEHEGQCTHILQWAEPLVESLALHDLIDERIADTYDTYGLYHLARAAYLCVRTNPEQRPSMGEVVRLIETENEHIRDLSRQFIPHFTK, encoded by the exons ATGTACTCCGTGCTCTCGAGAATATACTCCGCGGCGCGCAGCCGTCTCCAGGTACTAATAGCCTCGCTCCCGGCCGGCCCCGATGGCAGCAGGGActcgcatcgccgccgccgccgccgggacgACCGCAGCAGGAGCAGCGGCACCAGCACCCCCATCAGCACGCCCGCGTCCATGTACTCCGCGCTCAGCCCGGTGGACACCCACGCCGTCGCCACCGCCGCGGCGGCCAAGCTCGCGATGGACCCTCCGGGCGCCGGGTCGGCCGCGATGCCCATCTCCCTGTCGCCGCTCCTCCCGCCGCCGCAGATGGTGGTGGTGGCGCTCGACGCCACCCGCGACCACCGCGAGGTGGAGGTCAGGATGTCGCTCAGGGCGCTCGTGGCCCGGGGCGACATACTTCGCGGCGGCGACTCCCTCCTCGTGCTCGGCGTTCTCCACTCCGTCACCAATCCGA TGGGATACCAAACCAAAGCATCTAGTGATTCTTTTGCCGGGACGAGCTTGCGGTACCTAGGTGATCAGGTTGCGAAGAAAGCTGAATACTACAAAGACAAGCTCCTCCAGGATGTGGAGGAGCTCCGCCAAGTGGGG ATTAGTGTGACCCTCAAAGTATGCCCTGGATCACCAGCAAAGGTTGTCATTATCCATGAAATCAATTCAAGTAAAGCTGCTTGGGTTGTATTAGATAG GCACTTCAGACGAGATTTCAAGCACTTCGAAAAGCACATAGCCTGTAAGGTTGCGGCATTTCAAGATAACCTGTCAGTGCAGACCTTGAAGTCAATTAGAACAAATCTATCAAGCAAAAGTATGGGGGAGACGAAGGACCTACAAAACTTAGTAGTGTCACTTGATCTAAGTTCCAAAACACTAGATACTGACAAGGTCCGTGTGTCGATCAGGTCATCGCCTGTAAGTTACTTTGCCTCTCTAACCAATCATGAGATGTACTACACCCCCAGTGTGGTTGGTAGCAGCATCCAAGACTTCACGCCGTCAATGAGCGTCACGTCCATCCCAGTGATCGATGAGACTGAATTCAATG CAAAATCTATTGAAGACAACATGATCGGCCAGTACGATTCATCAGAAAGACCAGTTCTATGTGCTGGTTGTGGGCTAAGATCAGTTCTTTACATCAAGGAATCCATGAAATATCCTTTCTCAGAGATCCAATCTGCAACAGCTGACTTCTCAAGTGAGAATTTGGTGGGTGAGGGAGGATTTGGGCATGTGTATAAAGGGAGACTCAAGGATGGCCAGGTCATTGCAGCTAAGTTGCGTAAAGAAGCTAGCTCGCAGGGCTATACCGAGTTCTTCTCTGAAGTGCAAGTGCTCAGCTTTGCCCGCCATCGGAACATTGTCATGTTGCTTGGGTATTGTTGCAAAGAAAGCTACAACATCTTGGTGTATGAGTATATATGCAACAACTCTCTTGAGTGGCATTTATTTG ACAAGGCAGCAGGCTTACTGGAGTGGCACAAGAGGCATGCTATTGCCCTTGGTATAGCAAAGGGGCTGCGCTTTCTGCATGAAGAGTGCCGCGCCGGTCCAATAATTCACCGGGATTTGCGCCCAAGCAATGTACTGTTGACACATGACTTTGTTCCTATG CTTGGGGATTTTGGTCTTGCTAAATGGAAGGCTGTCAATGCTTCTATTCATACAAGGGTTCTGGGGCAATCAGG ATACTTGGCGCCTGAGTATGCTGAATATGGCATAGTTTCTGTCAGAACAGATGTGTATGCCTTTGGCATCGTTCTTTTCCAGCTGATATCGGGTCGCAAGGTGCTCGAGGAACATGAAGGGCAGTGCACGCACATATTGCAATGG GCAGAGCCTTTGGTGGAGAGTCTTGCACTGCACGATCTGATCGACGAGCGCATTGCAGATACATACGACACGTATGGGCTGTATCATCTAGCCAGAGCAGCATATCTCTGTGTCAGGACAAACCCGGAACAGCGGCCTTCTATGGGGGAGGTTGTCCGTCTTATCGAGACAGAGAATGAGCATATCAGGGATTTGTCCCGACAATTCATCCCACATTTTACAaagtaa